A genomic region of Sphaerochaeta sp. contains the following coding sequences:
- a CDS encoding citrate synthase: MKLDNEGAKLTFADGSEYVLPVLTDNMGDKSLNITELRTKTGYITYDPGFVNTGSCLSSICYIDGEKGILRYRGYGIEDLVANCDFVEVAYLLVKGELPDLRQRQMYSELLNRHSLLHVDMRDFFRNYPQNAHPMSILAAMVASLSAFYPELEERDPEENIDLTVTRLLSKMRTIAAFTYRQMNGLDFVDPSYKYSYCENFLNMMFHTSVNDYKPNPIHVKALNDLMILHADHEQNCSTSAVRLIGSSGANLYASVCAGVCALWGSKHGGANQAVMQMLESIYTRGMSVEEVVRKAKDKNESFRLYGFGHRVYKTYDPRAKIAKQICTQVLGEGKGNDPLLQIALELEHTALNDSYFIERHLYPNVDFYTGLIFHAMGIPENMFTVLFAMGRLPGWIAHWLEWRHDPYQKLGRPRQVYNGPQERKVIPLAER, from the coding sequence ATGAAACTGGACAATGAAGGCGCGAAACTGACCTTTGCGGATGGCTCGGAATATGTGTTGCCCGTCCTGACGGACAATATGGGCGACAAAAGCCTGAACATCACGGAACTGAGAACCAAGACGGGATACATCACCTACGACCCGGGCTTTGTCAACACGGGTAGCTGCCTCTCCTCGATCTGTTACATTGACGGGGAGAAAGGAATCCTCCGCTACCGCGGCTATGGCATCGAAGACCTTGTCGCCAACTGCGATTTCGTCGAGGTCGCCTACCTGTTGGTCAAAGGGGAGCTGCCCGATCTCAGACAACGGCAGATGTACAGCGAACTGCTCAACCGGCATTCGCTCCTGCACGTGGACATGCGGGATTTCTTCCGCAACTACCCGCAGAACGCCCACCCGATGTCCATTCTCGCCGCCATGGTTGCATCCCTGTCCGCCTTCTATCCGGAATTGGAGGAACGGGACCCTGAGGAAAACATCGACCTTACCGTCACCCGGTTGCTCTCCAAGATGCGCACCATCGCGGCATTCACCTACCGGCAGATGAACGGTCTGGATTTCGTCGACCCCTCGTACAAGTACTCGTACTGCGAGAACTTCCTCAACATGATGTTCCACACGTCAGTCAACGACTACAAACCAAACCCGATCCACGTCAAGGCGTTGAACGACCTGATGATCCTGCACGCAGACCATGAGCAGAACTGCTCCACCAGCGCGGTGCGACTGATCGGCTCCTCAGGAGCCAACCTGTACGCCTCGGTCTGCGCCGGTGTCTGCGCCCTGTGGGGCAGCAAGCACGGCGGAGCCAACCAGGCGGTGATGCAGATGCTGGAGAGCATCTACACCCGCGGCATGAGCGTTGAGGAAGTGGTACGCAAGGCGAAGGACAAGAACGAAAGCTTCCGTCTGTATGGATTCGGGCACCGCGTTTACAAGACGTATGATCCACGGGCGAAGATCGCCAAACAAATCTGCACCCAGGTGCTGGGTGAAGGAAAAGGGAACGACCCGTTGCTGCAGATCGCCCTGGAACTGGAGCATACGGCTCTGAACGATTCGTACTTCATCGAACGTCACCTGTACCCCAACGTCGACTTCTACACCGGCCTGATCTTCCACGCCATGGGCATTCCGGAGAACATGTTCACCGTGCTGTTCGCCATGGGACGCTTGCCGGGATGGATCGCCCACTGGTTGGAGTGGCGGCATGATCCGTATCAGAAACTGGGCAGACCACGACAGGTGTACAACGGTCCGCAGGAGCGGAAGGTCATCCCGCTTGCCGAACGCTGA
- a CDS encoding ankyrin repeat domain-containing protein → METLDTALMDAVLDGDEELVYSLLESGVPANGRNSHGKTLLSLGLENGAPDATLKELIRHGADVNTKDEKGVTPLMIAASTPSCSPSMIRYLLRAGADPTIKNADGEDARIVAAKVGSPEVISLLCDEASCQKTNERGETLLLMAAATNQKPDSIARLIALGNPVNTASHSGTTALMIAALMNPEYRVLDVLLKAGASVNAQNGHGSTALMMAGIDPFRMEKITTLLDAGADINAQDVGGMTVLMHAVETYIKPENILLFLSRGADIHLKDKRGRTALDLAPSNEVRELLTR, encoded by the coding sequence ATGGAAACCTTGGATACCGCTTTGATGGACGCCGTCCTCGATGGGGACGAAGAACTGGTCTACAGCCTGCTGGAATCCGGCGTGCCTGCCAATGGCAGGAATTCCCACGGAAAGACGTTGCTCTCCCTTGGGCTGGAGAATGGAGCACCGGACGCCACGCTGAAGGAGTTGATCCGTCATGGCGCGGATGTCAACACGAAGGATGAGAAAGGCGTCACTCCATTGATGATTGCCGCATCCACACCGTCCTGCTCCCCTTCGATGATCCGCTACCTGCTTCGCGCAGGAGCCGATCCTACCATTAAAAACGCAGATGGGGAAGACGCCAGAATCGTCGCGGCAAAAGTTGGCTCCCCGGAGGTGATCTCCCTGCTCTGTGACGAAGCTTCGTGCCAAAAGACCAACGAACGGGGAGAGACGTTGTTGCTCATGGCTGCCGCGACCAACCAGAAGCCCGACTCCATCGCCCGCCTGATCGCCCTAGGAAACCCGGTGAACACAGCATCCCATTCTGGTACAACCGCCCTGATGATCGCAGCTCTGATGAACCCCGAATACAGGGTGCTTGACGTCCTGCTCAAGGCAGGCGCTTCGGTGAACGCCCAAAACGGACATGGCTCCACCGCCCTGATGATGGCAGGCATTGATCCGTTCCGCATGGAGAAGATCACCACCCTGCTGGACGCGGGAGCGGACATCAACGCCCAGGATGTCGGCGGCATGACGGTCCTGATGCATGCCGTAGAAACCTACATCAAGCCAGAGAACATTCTCCTGTTCCTCTCCCGTGGCGCGGACATCCATCTGAAAGACAAACGGGGTCGCACCGCCCTGGATCTTGCGCCATCGAACGAAGTGCGGGAACTGCTTACCAGGTAA
- a CDS encoding MFS transporter, whose protein sequence is MQTKSDTLQSWVLNSASFFANTAISMMALSLVYYLRSVFLLTPSQIGVGTSVSTFSYLIGCLCLARLVSAMKPRYAVALALVGMGSSLLLFVRAHLLWVAYLGLALYGVFMSMLWPSIEAWFSRGKEGEALNKASNSFNFSWSFAAGVSTLFAGMLVEVSVTLAFWVGIAMLFGLAAYVSLFAHFVPGMRALPSENVSRQETVQEDHSTPLRFFCWAGIVLVYTGMSVVQNIFPLYAQDELGISESMTGLLLLIRGVATCFTFVFLAKTHFWQFSRKTILFSQLGFALVCFWGAMIRSALVFGLCFLAFGVVFAFGYSLSMFHGVAGCQKRARRMAIHEILLTVGQITGSVAGGAIYQYQSFSRILSVYGAIALVAVCVESFIRTDSPKRG, encoded by the coding sequence ATGCAAACAAAGAGCGATACATTGCAGTCCTGGGTATTGAATTCGGCGAGTTTTTTCGCCAACACCGCCATCTCCATGATGGCGCTTTCGTTGGTCTATTACCTTCGTTCCGTCTTCTTGCTCACCCCCTCGCAGATCGGCGTGGGGACCAGCGTCAGCACGTTCAGCTATCTGATCGGCTGCCTCTGCCTGGCACGTCTGGTCAGCGCGATGAAACCCCGGTACGCCGTGGCGTTGGCGCTGGTTGGCATGGGTTCTTCCCTGCTGTTGTTTGTCCGCGCCCACCTGTTATGGGTGGCATATCTCGGATTGGCGTTGTATGGCGTGTTCATGAGTATGCTCTGGCCTTCCATCGAGGCCTGGTTCTCCCGAGGAAAAGAAGGGGAGGCGTTGAACAAGGCGTCCAACAGCTTCAACTTCTCCTGGAGCTTTGCCGCCGGGGTGTCGACGTTGTTCGCAGGCATGTTGGTGGAAGTCTCCGTGACGCTTGCGTTCTGGGTGGGCATCGCCATGCTTTTCGGGCTGGCCGCGTATGTCAGCCTGTTCGCCCATTTTGTGCCCGGCATGCGCGCCCTTCCCAGTGAGAATGTCTCCCGACAGGAGACGGTCCAGGAGGACCACAGCACGCCGCTGCGGTTTTTCTGCTGGGCAGGCATCGTTCTGGTGTACACCGGCATGAGCGTCGTGCAGAACATTTTTCCTCTGTACGCCCAGGATGAGCTGGGCATCAGCGAGTCGATGACCGGCCTGTTGCTGTTGATCCGAGGTGTCGCTACCTGTTTCACCTTCGTCTTCCTGGCGAAAACCCATTTCTGGCAGTTCAGCAGGAAAACCATTTTGTTTTCCCAATTGGGATTTGCGTTGGTCTGTTTCTGGGGCGCGATGATCCGCTCGGCTTTGGTGTTCGGCCTCTGTTTCCTTGCCTTTGGCGTGGTGTTCGCCTTCGGCTACTCGCTGTCCATGTTCCATGGGGTTGCCGGTTGCCAGAAGCGTGCCCGACGGATGGCCATCCACGAGATTCTGCTGACGGTGGGGCAGATCACCGGTTCGGTGGCCGGCGGCGCCATCTACCAATACCAGAGCTTCTCACGGATCCTCTCCGTATACGGCGCCATCGCGCTGGTGGCCGTCTGCGTCGAATCGTTCATCCGGACCGATTCCCCCAAGCGAGGCTAG
- a CDS encoding NAD(P)-dependent oxidoreductase, translating into MLGFIGLGVMGHSMCSHLLDAGYTVHVYNRTKAKADLLVARGAVWEDTPAAVAKSSDVVFTMLGFPQDVEQVYFGENGLLSACRHGQYFVDMTTTKPSLAQKIAKAATEAGCHACDAPVSGGDTGAKNAALSIMVGAEKTVYEHLLPLFQIMGKAITYEGMPGMGQHTKMGNQIVIAGTMAGMCEALLYARKAGLDLDTMLQTIKAGAAGCWSLDNLAPRIIKGDYTPGFMIDHFVKDMGIALEESRRMGLCLPTLALVQQLYIALQGMDLGKLGTQALVLALDRVSGAGCFKE; encoded by the coding sequence ATGCTTGGATTCATTGGTCTGGGCGTCATGGGGCACTCGATGTGCTCCCACCTGCTTGACGCCGGGTATACGGTGCATGTGTACAATCGCACCAAAGCGAAAGCCGACCTTCTGGTCGCTCGGGGCGCCGTGTGGGAAGACACTCCCGCGGCGGTTGCGAAATCTTCCGATGTGGTCTTCACGATGCTTGGGTTCCCCCAGGATGTGGAACAGGTCTATTTCGGAGAGAACGGACTGCTCTCTGCGTGCCGGCATGGGCAATACTTCGTCGACATGACGACCACCAAGCCATCGCTCGCCCAAAAGATCGCAAAGGCTGCGACGGAAGCGGGATGCCACGCCTGTGACGCGCCGGTCTCCGGCGGGGACACCGGGGCGAAGAACGCCGCGCTGTCCATCATGGTCGGCGCGGAGAAAACGGTGTACGAGCACCTGCTTCCCCTCTTCCAAATCATGGGGAAAGCCATCACCTACGAAGGGATGCCGGGAATGGGCCAGCACACAAAAATGGGCAACCAGATCGTCATCGCCGGCACGATGGCCGGCATGTGCGAGGCGCTTCTGTACGCACGCAAGGCCGGACTGGATCTGGACACCATGCTCCAAACCATCAAGGCGGGCGCGGCGGGGTGCTGGAGTCTGGACAACCTTGCCCCACGGATCATCAAAGGGGATTACACCCCCGGCTTCATGATCGACCACTTCGTCAAGGACATGGGCATCGCCCTTGAGGAGAGCCGCAGGATGGGACTGTGCCTGCCCACGCTGGCGTTGGTGCAGCAACTGTACATCGCCCTGCAGGGAATGGATCTTGGCAAACTTGGCACCCAGGCGTTGGTGCTTGCGTTGGACCGCGTCAGTGGCGCGGGTTGTTTCAAGGAGTGA
- a CDS encoding argininosuccinate synthase, translating into MQKEKIILAYSGGLDTSVILKWLSNKGFDVIAYVANVGQNEDFDAVEKKAYATGASKVYIEDLRHELVTDYVFPAMKANTIYEGTYMLGTSLARPIIAKKQIEIAKKEGTVYVAHGATGKGNDQVRFEFGYYMHMPQVKIISPWKDPEWLSQFEGRTDLLEYAKKYNIPVKASVKKPYSEDENLIHISHEAGILEDPSKECPDDVYSLSVSPQAAPDKKTYLTFTFEKGIPVKVVNQADGTTVTDPLEMILYLNKVGHDNGIGRVDMVENRYIGIKSRGVYETPGCTILWHAHHDLEGITMDKEAMHLRDCLSPKYAELIYNGYWHAPEFDMLTALFDESQKYVTGTATVALYKGNVSFAGVASPCSLYNQKLGSMDEAGGYHPVDCKGFININAMRLVADAKQRGMD; encoded by the coding sequence ATGCAGAAGGAAAAAATCATTCTCGCCTATAGCGGCGGGTTGGACACCTCGGTCATCCTGAAGTGGCTGAGCAACAAGGGCTTTGACGTCATCGCTTATGTGGCGAACGTCGGACAGAACGAAGATTTTGACGCGGTGGAGAAGAAAGCGTACGCCACCGGCGCCAGCAAGGTATACATCGAGGATCTGCGTCACGAACTGGTCACCGATTATGTGTTCCCCGCCATGAAGGCCAACACGATCTATGAAGGCACCTACATGCTGGGCACTTCCCTGGCCCGGCCGATCATCGCCAAGAAACAGATCGAGATCGCCAAGAAGGAAGGAACGGTGTATGTGGCCCATGGAGCCACCGGCAAGGGCAACGACCAGGTGCGGTTCGAGTTCGGCTACTACATGCACATGCCCCAGGTGAAGATCATCAGCCCGTGGAAAGACCCCGAGTGGCTTTCCCAGTTCGAAGGCCGGACGGATCTTCTGGAATACGCCAAGAAATACAACATCCCGGTCAAAGCTTCGGTGAAGAAGCCGTACAGCGAGGATGAGAACCTGATCCACATCAGCCATGAGGCAGGCATCCTGGAGGATCCTTCCAAGGAATGCCCGGATGATGTCTATTCCCTTTCCGTCAGCCCGCAGGCCGCTCCGGACAAGAAGACCTATCTGACCTTCACGTTCGAGAAGGGCATTCCGGTCAAGGTGGTCAACCAGGCGGATGGCACCACGGTGACCGATCCTCTGGAGATGATCCTGTACCTGAACAAGGTTGGGCACGACAACGGCATCGGCCGTGTGGACATGGTGGAGAACCGGTACATCGGCATCAAGAGCCGTGGCGTGTATGAGACGCCGGGATGCACCATTCTGTGGCACGCCCACCACGACCTGGAAGGGATCACGATGGACAAGGAAGCGATGCATCTGAGGGATTGCCTCTCCCCGAAGTATGCCGAGCTGATCTACAACGGCTATTGGCACGCGCCGGAGTTCGACATGCTCACCGCCCTGTTTGACGAGAGCCAGAAGTACGTCACCGGCACGGCGACCGTCGCCTTGTACAAAGGCAACGTCAGCTTCGCCGGAGTGGCCAGCCCCTGCTCCCTGTACAACCAGAAGCTGGGATCGATGGACGAGGCGGGTGGCTATCATCCGGTGGACTGCAAAGGGTTCATCAACATCAACGCCATGCGCCTTGTCGCCGATGCCAAGCAACGGGGTATGGACTGA
- a CDS encoding metalloregulator ArsR/SmtB family transcription factor, giving the protein MAGKLQIAEEEVVDLAEFFKVFADPTRLKILFVLLEGESDVSSLCAELDMQQSTISQQLKLLRARRLVKWRKEGRNVLYRLNDEHIKRILDLGTEHYEELG; this is encoded by the coding sequence ATGGCGGGAAAACTTCAGATAGCGGAAGAGGAAGTGGTGGATCTGGCCGAATTCTTCAAGGTGTTTGCCGACCCGACCCGGTTGAAGATCCTGTTTGTGCTGCTGGAAGGTGAATCCGATGTTTCCAGCCTGTGCGCCGAACTGGACATGCAGCAGAGCACCATCAGCCAGCAACTCAAACTGCTTCGTGCGCGCCGTCTGGTCAAATGGCGAAAAGAAGGGCGCAACGTGCTGTACCGTCTAAACGATGAGCACATCAAACGTATCCTCGATCTCGGCACAGAACACTACGAGGAACTGGGATGA
- a CDS encoding pyridoxamine 5'-phosphate oxidase family protein, with protein sequence MHCTLVIYPAERKRDAILIASIIGNARAMDVARCGEVDATRYTHIISLTPQPLPWAAEEFISEAEDAAQAGERLRYRFERADGKVMPPDLLKERMESFLREHNTCALATCRKGKPRSTPMEYHYLDGCLFLLSSGGLKFIGFSETEKAALSISEPYGRFKPLAGFQAEGVLDELLPEDPLFSKLLVLDQVDLAVYARSPVDTHILRFRIQQSELLLSAFRKEGYGVRQYLTW encoded by the coding sequence ATGCACTGTACGTTGGTGATTTACCCAGCAGAGAGAAAACGGGACGCGATACTCATCGCGTCGATCATCGGAAACGCCCGCGCCATGGATGTGGCGCGTTGCGGGGAGGTGGACGCAACGCGGTACACCCATATCATTTCCCTTACGCCGCAACCGCTTCCCTGGGCAGCTGAAGAATTCATCAGCGAAGCGGAGGACGCCGCCCAGGCAGGGGAGCGGCTCCGCTACCGTTTCGAGCGCGCCGATGGCAAGGTGATGCCCCCTGATCTCCTGAAAGAACGGATGGAATCGTTTCTCAGGGAGCACAACACCTGCGCGCTTGCCACCTGCAGAAAAGGAAAACCCCGATCCACGCCAATGGAATACCACTATCTGGACGGATGTCTGTTTTTGCTCTCCAGCGGTGGGTTGAAATTCATCGGATTCTCAGAAACGGAAAAAGCGGCGCTTTCCATCTCGGAACCGTACGGGCGCTTCAAGCCGCTTGCCGGCTTCCAGGCGGAAGGGGTGTTGGACGAACTTCTGCCGGAGGACCCTCTGTTCTCAAAATTGCTCGTGCTCGACCAGGTGGACCTGGCGGTGTATGCCCGCAGTCCTGTGGACACCCACATCCTGCGGTTCCGTATCCAGCAGAGTGAACTGCTTCTCTCCGCGTTCCGCAAGGAAGGATACGGGGTGCGGCAGTATCTTACCTGGTAA
- a CDS encoding divergent PAP2 family protein — MNNDILGNAPLWSAFLAFFGAQFLKPFITLALERSWNPHAAFSTGGMPSSHTAGVVALIVSIGMTIGCGTVEFAIACCFGAITIHDAMGIRRAAGKQAEVINEWSSILSDIHKDGRFTQEHLKTMLGHSFPQVFGGAVFGAVVGFLITYFFK, encoded by the coding sequence ATGAACAATGACATCCTGGGCAATGCGCCGTTGTGGTCCGCTTTCCTTGCGTTCTTTGGCGCGCAATTTCTCAAGCCGTTCATCACGCTTGCGTTGGAGCGATCGTGGAATCCCCACGCAGCCTTCTCCACCGGCGGAATGCCTTCCAGCCATACGGCGGGAGTGGTTGCCCTGATTGTTTCCATTGGCATGACCATAGGATGCGGTACGGTGGAATTCGCCATCGCCTGCTGTTTCGGCGCCATCACGATCCATGATGCCATGGGAATCCGCCGGGCCGCGGGAAAGCAGGCTGAAGTGATCAACGAATGGAGCTCCATCCTTTCGGACATCCACAAGGACGGGAGGTTCACCCAGGAGCATTTGAAGACGATGCTGGGTCATTCGTTCCCCCAGGTGTTCGGAGGCGCCGTCTTTGGCGCGGTGGTGGGTTTCCTGATCACCTATTTCTTCAAGTAA
- a CDS encoding nucleoside deaminase has product MEAKEILKKAVAEAKKTMTAGDGGPFGAAIIDPEGHLYVASNTVLSSNDPTAHAEVNAIRKACKEKQTHDLSGCVLYTTCYPCPMCLSACVWANIKTIYYGCTPKDAEAIGFRDDFIYRFIKGDCTDSNVMKITQEGRELTLVLFDEYAKENGKIY; this is encoded by the coding sequence ATGGAAGCGAAAGAAATCCTGAAGAAAGCGGTGGCGGAAGCCAAGAAAACGATGACTGCCGGAGACGGCGGGCCGTTCGGAGCCGCAATCATTGATCCGGAAGGTCATCTGTACGTGGCGAGCAACACCGTCCTTTCCAGCAACGACCCGACTGCCCATGCCGAGGTCAACGCCATCCGCAAGGCGTGCAAGGAGAAACAGACCCATGACCTGAGCGGGTGCGTTCTGTACACTACCTGTTATCCCTGCCCGATGTGCCTTTCCGCGTGTGTCTGGGCGAACATCAAGACGATCTACTACGGTTGCACGCCGAAAGACGCCGAAGCCATCGGATTCCGCGATGATTTCATCTATCGGTTCATCAAAGGGGACTGCACCGACTCCAATGTGATGAAGATCACCCAGGAAGGACGGGAACTGACGTTGGTTTTGTTTGACGAATACGCCAAGGAGAACGGGAAAATCTACTGA
- a CDS encoding HAD family hydrolase: protein MPNADALIFDFNGTLFWDTAFNTAAWDRISRIYRKQPYTEVEILRFNGRNSRETARFFLGPDVDEREILRVIDEKERFYRELCQKDGAPRLAPGAEELLEEAHRRGIRMAIATGAPKSNVESYLRWFPILSLFGSALLYDDGTRRGKPEPDIYRDAMRAIGATPQETVVFEDSPPGVESAGRAGIRRIYIVASPLAETAKAARMPGAQGTLTDFRQYLPLLPTFGGEAG, encoded by the coding sequence TTGCCGAACGCTGACGCCCTGATCTTCGATTTCAACGGAACCCTGTTCTGGGATACCGCATTCAATACGGCGGCCTGGGACAGGATTTCCCGAATTTATCGGAAACAACCGTACACCGAGGTGGAAATCCTCCGTTTCAACGGAAGGAACAGCAGGGAGACGGCCCGGTTCTTCTTGGGTCCTGATGTGGACGAACGGGAGATTCTCCGGGTCATTGACGAGAAGGAACGGTTCTACCGGGAACTCTGCCAGAAGGATGGAGCCCCCCGTCTTGCCCCGGGAGCGGAAGAGCTCCTTGAGGAAGCACACCGCCGGGGAATCCGGATGGCCATCGCCACCGGAGCGCCAAAGTCGAACGTGGAGAGCTACCTTCGTTGGTTTCCCATCCTTTCCCTCTTTGGAAGCGCCCTACTGTATGATGACGGAACACGAAGGGGCAAACCGGAACCGGACATCTACCGGGACGCTATGCGCGCCATCGGAGCTACCCCCCAAGAGACGGTGGTCTTCGAGGATTCCCCGCCCGGCGTGGAATCGGCAGGACGGGCCGGCATCCGGCGCATTTACATAGTGGCCAGTCCATTGGCCGAAACGGCAAAGGCGGCACGGATGCCAGGTGCGCAAGGAACGCTGACCGATTTCCGGCAGTATCTTCCCCTGCTTCCTACTTTTGGTGGCGAAGCAGGTTGA
- a CDS encoding aconitate hydratase: MAQTLTEKILRAHLVEGTYQTGKDIGIRIDQTLTQDATGTMVYLEFESLGIDHVKNDLAVSYVDHNTVQVGYENADDHAYLQSVAAKIGAVFSRPGNGICHQVHLERFGKCGATLLGSDSHTPTDGGLGALAIGAGGLDVALAMAGRPFHLITPKVIEIRLTGHLEPWVSAKDVILTVLEHFTVKGNVNTVFEYTGDGVATLDVPSRATICNMGAECGVTTSLFPSDKETLRFLTAQGRAQDYTPLCADPGAVYDGLFEIDLSKVTPKAACPHSPGNIKDIKELAGMKVDQVLIGSCTNSSYTDLAKVAEVLSGHVVAPTVSLGVAPGSREVLQMIADNGILSQLVKSGARILESACGFCIGNHQSPKSHAVSLRTSNRNFEGRSGTKDAQVYLVSPEMAALAAITGVVTDPTTVDIPAPSVKLPDHYASDDSMFIFPPKDGSSVTVVRGPNIGEPPTNSPLSDQIRGVATIKVGDKITTDHIMPAGARLKYRSNIPVYSTFVFENVDKDFAKNAASNRDAGVANFIIAGLSYGQGSSREHAAICPMYLGVKAVVALSIERIHQANLCNFGILPLVFRNAEDYASISQGDTLELDDVHAMVESGSFTLHDRTTQKDIPLDLIATDEQKGMLLAGGLLNLLRHQK; the protein is encoded by the coding sequence ATGGCACAGACATTGACGGAAAAAATTCTTCGCGCCCACCTTGTGGAGGGCACGTACCAGACGGGGAAGGACATTGGCATTCGTATTGACCAGACATTGACGCAGGACGCCACAGGAACGATGGTGTACCTGGAATTCGAGTCGCTGGGCATCGATCATGTGAAGAACGATCTTGCGGTCAGTTACGTCGATCACAATACCGTGCAGGTCGGGTATGAAAACGCAGACGACCACGCGTACCTGCAGTCCGTCGCCGCGAAGATCGGCGCGGTCTTTTCCCGACCGGGAAACGGCATTTGCCATCAGGTGCATCTGGAACGGTTCGGGAAATGTGGCGCCACGTTGCTCGGCTCGGACAGCCATACACCGACGGACGGCGGGCTGGGGGCGCTTGCCATTGGCGCCGGAGGGTTGGATGTCGCCCTGGCCATGGCGGGGCGTCCGTTCCATTTGATCACCCCGAAGGTCATCGAGATCCGATTGACCGGTCACCTAGAGCCTTGGGTGTCCGCAAAGGATGTGATCCTCACCGTATTGGAGCATTTCACCGTCAAGGGAAACGTCAACACGGTGTTCGAGTATACCGGCGATGGCGTGGCGACCCTTGATGTGCCCTCCCGCGCCACCATCTGCAATATGGGGGCCGAGTGCGGTGTGACGACCAGCCTGTTCCCAAGTGATAAGGAGACGCTCCGTTTCCTCACCGCCCAGGGAAGAGCCCAGGATTACACGCCGCTTTGCGCCGATCCCGGCGCTGTGTACGACGGGCTGTTTGAGATCGACCTGTCCAAGGTCACCCCAAAGGCGGCGTGCCCACACAGCCCGGGGAACATTAAGGATATCAAGGAGCTGGCCGGGATGAAGGTCGACCAGGTGTTGATCGGCTCCTGCACCAACTCAAGCTATACCGACCTGGCCAAAGTGGCGGAGGTGCTCTCCGGTCATGTGGTGGCGCCCACCGTCAGCCTGGGGGTGGCTCCGGGAAGCAGGGAAGTGCTGCAGATGATCGCCGACAACGGCATTCTTTCCCAGCTGGTCAAAAGCGGGGCGAGGATTCTGGAGAGCGCCTGCGGATTTTGCATCGGCAACCACCAGAGTCCGAAGAGCCATGCCGTCTCGCTTCGCACCAGCAACCGGAACTTTGAAGGCCGCAGCGGCACCAAGGACGCCCAGGTGTACCTGGTCAGTCCTGAGATGGCGGCGCTGGCCGCTATTACCGGCGTTGTCACCGATCCCACGACGGTGGACATCCCCGCTCCTTCGGTGAAACTTCCCGATCACTACGCTTCGGATGATTCGATGTTCATCTTCCCACCGAAAGACGGAAGTTCCGTTACGGTGGTGCGGGGGCCCAACATCGGAGAACCTCCGACAAATTCCCCGCTTTCCGACCAAATCCGTGGGGTGGCGACGATCAAAGTGGGGGACAAGATCACCACCGACCACATCATGCCGGCCGGAGCCCGTCTGAAATACCGCTCCAACATTCCGGTGTACAGTACGTTCGTCTTTGAGAACGTCGACAAGGATTTCGCAAAGAATGCCGCCTCCAACCGGGATGCCGGCGTCGCCAACTTCATCATCGCCGGCCTTTCCTACGGACAAGGTTCCAGCAGGGAGCACGCGGCGATCTGCCCGATGTACCTGGGGGTCAAGGCGGTGGTGGCGCTCTCCATCGAGCGGATCCACCAGGCCAACCTGTGCAACTTCGGCATTTTGCCGCTGGTCTTCCGCAACGCGGAGGATTACGCATCCATCTCCCAAGGGGATACGCTGGAACTGGATGATGTGCACGCCATGGTGGAGAGCGGTTCGTTCACCCTCCATGACCGTACCACCCAAAAAGACATTCCGTTGGATCTTATCGCTACGGATGAGCAGAAAGGGATGCTGCTGGCCGGAGGGCTGCTCAACCTGCTTCGCCACCAAAAGTAG
- the crcB gene encoding fluoride efflux transporter CrcB translates to MLDCLLVGLGGFLGCVARYVCARIPIFQSFAPLKTLLINCLGSFLLSFVMATAARRATIPPRLLLMLTTGLCGGFTTFSTFAFEYGSLFSQGRPGAASLYLLSSILGGLLFFFLGQLIG, encoded by the coding sequence ATGCTTGATTGCCTTCTGGTCGGTCTTGGTGGTTTCCTGGGATGCGTGGCGCGTTATGTATGTGCGCGAATCCCCATCTTCCAGAGTTTCGCGCCGCTCAAGACGCTTCTCATCAATTGTCTCGGATCGTTTCTCCTGTCGTTCGTCATGGCGACCGCAGCGCGAAGGGCAACCATTCCCCCTCGCCTCCTTCTGATGCTCACCACGGGCCTTTGCGGAGGCTTCACCACATTCTCCACCTTTGCGTTCGAATACGGCTCCCTGTTTTCGCAAGGAAGACCTGGAGCGGCGTCCCTGTACCTGCTTTCCAGTATTCTGGGAGGATTGCTTTTCTTCTTTCTCGGCCAACTCATCGGATGA